In the Candidatus Cloacimonas acidaminovorans str. Evry genome, one interval contains:
- the rplW gene encoding 50S ribosomal protein L23 has translation MIHPRNIIISPIITEKSSNQVQNENTYSFKVSSNANKIEIKKAIERIFAVKVLAVNTIRYKGKPKSLGKYNGKRPDWKKAIVTLREGDKIADFEV, from the coding sequence ATGATACACCCACGCAATATCATAATTAGCCCTATAATCACTGAAAAAAGCAGTAACCAGGTTCAAAATGAAAATACTTACAGCTTTAAAGTGAGCAGTAATGCTAATAAAATAGAAATCAAAAAAGCTATTGAACGCATTTTTGCTGTTAAAGTTCTGGCAGTGAATACTATTCGCTATAAAGGGAAACCCAAAAGCTTAGGTAAATATAACGGCAAAAGGCCTGACTGGAAAAAGGCAATAGTAACCCTGCGCGAAGGTGATAAGATTGCCGATTTTGAAGTTTAA